Genomic window (Capsicum annuum cultivar UCD-10X-F1 chromosome 10, UCD10Xv1.1, whole genome shotgun sequence):
CTTGATCTGTCTTAAATTGCATGCGAACATTGTATTTAAGTTTGTGATAGGATAGCTTTTCCTTTTTATCATATTTGCATGCAATTTTGCCTTGACGTATCCTTTGATATGGTGCACATGGATGAAGCAGGATAGGCAGTGGCAGAGAATGGATTTTCACAAGGGGGTTCATCATCTGCTTTATATGCATAAAAAAGATTTTAACCTTGTATATACAGTACAATTATATATGCAATGCAATTTTCCGTGACAGTGGGTTCAGATGAATCCCTTCCACCCCTCTAGCTCCGCCTTAGGATCGGGCTGAACATCCTCTCAAACTTGCTACTCACTGCTCTTTTCCTAGTTGTATGTACTTTGTTTTCTTACTGTTTCCATATTTTTGATGATGCCATCAATATTCACAACAAggtacaaaacaaaaaaaatatagaggGAAAAAAAAGTTAAACAACGTCAATAAATTTCTAGGGAGACTGTTGATGGACCTAAGTTGGGGATCTATCATCTGAGTTAGTGGTATGGTCTgggtacactctaccctcctcaaaTCCCatcttgtgggaatacactgggtatttTGTTGTACTGTTGATGGACCTCTTTtactatgtatgtacaagttgaAGATCATGTTCTTTCCTAAATTTTGAATCAAAGGTTTAATTGTTCTTATTCCTAAACTCTTGTGCAGTAGACATTCCTCCTTCCCTCTTATTTAGCGTGTGTGTAGAAATCACTGCATAATTACTAGACTGAACATCCTTGATTGTCTGGTTTTGACTTGACAAGGAGTTTAAGAAGGTAAAGAAGACTTTAAAATCCtgtggtcttaaactaaagataggTAAAATGTACTAAAATATCCTTTAAGCTTATGGTCacacatgccatgtggaaagctgaaattaaaaagttaccaaaaaaatgaaagagacattcttttttaaacgaactaaaaaggaaagtaacaaaatcaaattgaaatggTGGGAGTAGTTTAGTAGTTACAGAGATATATTTGTTTGTCATAATATAATTACAGTGTAACTTTTAGCATCACGtagttaaaaaagaaattataaaaaataaagtaaacctTTTTTCAGATGAGTAAGTATATTCTTTTTGGAGAAAAGAAAGCAAaagcaaaagaacaagaaaagataGAAAGGCATGTATAGTGTTGCTCAAGTCAAAAGATGAGGAATTTTATATTGTGTGGCCTGCTTAAAATTGACAAGTTGAAAGTGACAGAACAATTATTGatcatttcttttatcatttcCCTTCATCTTCTTCCCACTTCTCTTGCTGCTGGTTCTTCACAACATTATTTTTGCTCTGCTAACATTTCTACAAATTCCTAGTAATTTTTTATTCCACTTCATTACAGCTTCCACTTGGTGTTTCATTAGTGGTCTTCTTCAGCTAGTGGCTGGTATGTTTATATTTGCAActctgaatatatatatttatatgttattttctttgtctaTCAGAAACAATTTCTCTCTCccacaaaggtaggggtaaggtttgcttACACCCCACCGATCCCCACATGTGGGACtgtactaggtatgttgttgatTGTTGTTTTCTCTGTTGCTATTTCCGAAGTGTTTGGATATTTTTTGACTCATATAATATTGGTTGCTTGCTGTTTTGGTTTTTTTCTCCGGAGAaagcctctctacctccacgaggtagagGTGGAGGTAGAgataaggtctgtgtacactctacctcGCCAGATCTCACTTATGGGATTTTACTCAGTACGTTATTTCTGTTTTGGGTTTTAAAAAAGTATGGTCATCCTTTGGAAtataaaatctcataatcatgTGAGCTTTTGGATGAAGCTTTTGCGTTCTGCTTAAGAAATGTTTTGAAGaaatcatatatatgtatttggatttggttttggtttgAATTTGGAGAGCTGATTGATCTGTGAAAAAGTTTTGGAAACAATTTCAGAGAACATTTGCTTTAGGTACTTTTTACTTTGGTATCTTTCCCACTCGTGGGATTATACTGGCTATGCTGTTGTTCTTGCTCTAGGTATTTCAGGTATTTTTTCAAACACCCGAGttcattttgttatttattttcagAAAAGCGTTTTTGATTTAATTTCCTACAATCGAATCTATTTCTTTATCTAACAccgtttatttttgttttgaaatgtATCTCTTTTTCTTCCCCATATTTTTCTAATCAAAGGGGCTGGTGCTACtaataaatgaaaaacaaatatataGTCACAAAGAGAAGATACCTGTAGAACGTGGGCAGCATCAAGTGTGGTAAGATGGACGGATATCTTTCTACCCTTAACAAAAGGTCTCAAATTCGAAGAGGTTTCAGGTTCTAGTCTTGATAATGGATAAACTCCTGGTATAGGGCTTTCGCCTTTAGTGTCACTACACGTCCAAAGACGGATCCAGGATTTTGAACATAAATTTGAGTTAGTTAAACCAGTGAGTTTCAGATACCCAGTCAAACGCGTCAAAAAATTCAAGGTTAAGCATAGCTTTAGAAGTTAGTAACAAATGGCTctaatttacctttttttttttttttttttttaaataaaaataaaaaactctttTGTCTTTattcattccttttttttttaaaaaaaagaaaaagttctgTATTGTTTCTTTTGCTTTTAGTTGCGTCAATTTCGCAGAGTTGGACTGTGGACTTGCCCCCCTGTGTGTAATTGTATCAGTGCAAATATTTAGCTCTTGGCATCATAAATATACTGACGTTACGCAAGTTAATATCcaatttctttcttcctttttccttcGGTTTTCTCTAACAAAATCAGTTTAAATGGAACATTTGCAGGGTCAATTTAAGCACAACTTAGAATAATCTCATACAAACTAAAAAATCAATCTGCGGGAGGGAAGAAGAGGAAATGGCTCATGCTGCTGTCGTATCTCTTCAACAAAAACTGCAGGAAATGCTGGAAGGTGACAATTCTTGTTACCGTGAAATACGTCAAGCAGTCAGTTCCTGGCATGCTTTTTTGGAGGACTCTTTGTCGGTTACAAGTGCTCCAGAAGCAGTGGATTATTTGGAAAAGCGGCTTAAATATTTGGCAACTCGACTTCTAGATAGTATCAACTTATATGAATTGAAAAGGAGATCAGGTTGCTATCCACAAAGTTGGAAAGTGTTCCAGGGAGAGTTCATGACAGCAGGTTCCGATAGCATAAACGAATATTTGAAGAAGGTTATGAATGCTCGGAATGATATTGATTCTCTGCCAATATCGGATACTGTGGAGAGTAATTCAGAATACAGTCCCAATCTCCAAGCTACTGTGCTAGAACTTGATGATGACTTAATGACCATTAAATCTCGACTTATAGGACCTCCTTCAAAGCTAGATGTCATCTCAATTGTTGGCATGGGAGGAATTGGCAAAACGACTCTTGCTAGACAAgtttatgatgatatttacatgGAGCATCACTTCTACATTCGCGCTTGGATTACCGTATCTCAAATGCATCAACATAGAGAAATGTTGTTGGGCATTTTGCGGTGTTTTTCACTTGTCAATGACAACACCTACCTAAAGAGTACTGAGCAATTAGCCGAGCAAGTTTATAGAAGTTTGAAGGGAAGGAGATATCTCATTGCAATGGATGATGTGTGGGACACCAGTGCATGGGATGTTGTGAAAAGATCTTTTCCAGATGATAAAAATGGAAGCCGTGTCATACTTACTAGTCGGATAGCAAATGTGGGTATCTATGCTAGCTCAGGCAGCCCTCATTATATGCAGTGCTTAAGTGTGGAAGAGAGCTTGAAGTTGTTCAACTTAAAGGCATTTGGAAGGGAGACTTGCCCCCTTGAGCTGGAGAAAGCTACAAAGCAAATAGTCGAGAAATGTCAAGGACTACCACTAGCAATCGTTGTGGTGGCTGGATTTTGTTCCAAGATAAGCAAGACAGAAAACTGTTGGGAAGATGTAGCACATAAAATTGGTATGGTTGTGAGTAGGGGCACAGAAGAATGCCTGGACTTGCTCACCTTGAGTTATAACCATTTGCCACATCACCTGAAGCCATGCTTCCTGTATATGGGAGCTTTTCCAAAAGACTTTGAGATTAGTGTTTCAAGACTAATCAAGCTATGGATTGCTGCGGAATATGTAAGATGCAAACCTGAAAAGGACTTCGAAGAAGTTGCTGATGGATACCTAAGAGATCTTATAGATAGAAGTCTAATTATGGTTAAGAGAAGGACCTCAAGTGGCAAGGTCAAAACATGCGAGGTTCATGATCTACTGCATGATTTAATCCTAAGAGTAGCATGGAAAGAGAGATCGATCTACTTTGCTAAATCTAATGTGATTGTTTCTCAACCAGTGGCATCTTTTGAACATCGCATCATTTTCTATTTTACCAATGTTTATGATAAATCTTCACTTCCTCGTGCAAGTTCCTTTCTTTGTTTTGGAAGAGATGGAACTCCTGGATCCTGTTCTCAGGTTGATTCGTTTCTCACCTTTACCAACTTCACATGTTTAACAGTATTGGATATGTGTTTTCAGCCATTTGACCATCTACCGCCAGAAATATGGGAATTATCTCAACTGAGGTATCTTGCCCTCGCCAGTTTTAGTGTTCTCCCATCATCAGTTCGCAATCTTAGGTGTCTTCAGACACTAATTCGTTACAGTCACCAGGCTAGTATTTGTTTGCCGGCAGAGATATGGGTGATTAAACAATTAAGGCATCTCTATTTCAGGAAATGCTTCTACTTTCCTAATGTTCAACCTAAACAAGAAAATTATCTGCTCAAGTTAAGTCGCTCTAATCTTGCATTAACCAAGCTGCAAGTCCGTTATAATCTGGGCGAGTGTAGTTTCTCTAGTGTTGCATTAACCAATCTGCAAACCCTTTCTTACATTACCTTTGGTAGTATTACAAGGCGCGTCTTTGAAGGCATGCCCAACCTGAAGAAGTTAGGAATTCGTGAAAGTGAAGAAGAATGCCTGACTGCNNNNNNNNNNNNNNNNNNNNNNNNNNNNNNNNNNNNNNNNNNNNNNNNNNNNNNNNNNNNNNNNNNNNNNNNNNNNNNNNNNNNNNNNNNNNNNNNNNNNNNNNNNNNNNNNNNNNNNNNNNNNNNNNNNNNNNNNNNNNNNNNNNNNNNNNNNNNNNNNNNNNNNNNNNNNNNNNNNNNNNNNNNNNNNNNNNNNNNNNNNNNNNNNNNNNNNNNNNNNNNNNNNNNNNNNNNNNNNNNNNNNNNNNNNNNNNNNNNNNNNNNNNNNNNNNNNNNNNNNNNNNNNNNNNNNNNNNNNNNNNNNNNNNNNNNNNNNNNNNNNNNNNNNNNNNNNNNNNNNNNNNNNNNNNNNNNNNNNNNNNNNNNNNNNNNNNNNNNNNNNNNNNNNNNNNNNNNNNNNNNNNNNNNNNNNNNNNNNNNNNNNNNNNNNNNNNNNNNNNNNNNNNNNNNNNNNNNNNNNNNNNNNNNNNNNNNNNNNNNNNNNNNNNNNNNNNNNNNNNNNNNNNNNNNNNNNNNNNNNNNNNNNNNNNNNNNNNNNNNNNNNNNNNNNNNNNNNNNNNNNNNNNNNNNNNNNNNNNNNNNNNNNNNNNNNNNNNNNNNNNNNNNNNNNNNNNNNNNNNNNNNNNNNNNNNNNNNNNNNNNNNNNNNNNNNNNNNNNNNNNNNNNNNNNNNNNNNNNNNNNNNNNNNNNNNNNNNNNNNNNNNNNNNNNNNNNNNNNNNNNNNNNNNNNNNNNNNNNNNNNNNNNNNNNNNNNNNNNNNNNNNNNNNNNNNNNNNNNNNNNNNNNNNNNNNNNNNNNNNNNNNNNNNNNNNNNNNNNNNNNNNNNNNNNNNNNNNNNNNNNNNNNNNNNNNNNNNNNNNNNNNNNNNNNNNNNNNNNNNNNNNNNNNNNNNNNNNNNNNNNNNNNNNNNNNNNNNNNNNNNNNNNNNNNNNNNNNNNNNNNNNNNNNNNNNNNNNNNNNNNNNNNNNNNNNNNNNNNNNNNNNNNNNNNNNNNNNNNNNNNNNNNNNNNNNNNNNNNNNNNNNNNNNNNNNNNNNNNNNNNNNNNNNNNNNNNNNNNNNNNNNNNNNNNNNNNNNNNNNNNNNNNNNNNNNNNNNNNNNNNNNNNNNNNNNNNNNNNNNNNNNNNNNNNNNNNNNNNNNNNNNNNNNNNNNNNNNNNNNNNNNNNNNNNNNNNNNNNNNNNNNNNNNNNNNNNNNNNNNNNNNNNNNNNNNNNNNNNNNNNNNNNNNNNNNNNNNNNNNNNNNNNNNNNNNNNNNNNNNNNNNNNNNNNNNNNNNNNNNNNNNNNNNNNNNNNNNNNNNNNNNNNNNNNNNNNNNNNNNNNNNNNNNNNNNNNNNNNNNNNNNNNNNNNNNNNNNNNNNNNNNNNNNNNNNNNNNNNNNNNNNNNNNNNNNNNNNNNNNNNNNNNNNNNNNNNNNNNNNNNNNNNNNNNNNNNNNNNNNNNNNNNNNNNNNNNNNNNNNNNNNNNNNNNNNNNNNNNNNNNNNNNNNNNNNNNNNNNNNNNNNNNNNNNNNNNNNNNNNNNNNNNNNNNNNNNNNNNNNNNNNNNNNNNNNNNNNNNNNNNNNNNNNNNNNNNNNNNNNNNNNNNNNNNNNNNNNNNNNNNNNNNNNNNNNNNNNNNNNNNNNNNNNNNNNNNNNNNNNNNNNNNNNNNNNNNNNNNNNNNNNNNNNNNNNNNNNNNNNNNNNNNNNNNNNNNNNNNNNNNNNNNNNNNNNNNNNNNNNNNNNNNNNNNNNNNNNNNNNNNNNNNNNNNNNNNNNNNNNNNNNNNNNNNNNNNNNNNNNNNNNNNNNNNNNNNNNNNNNNNNNNNNNNNNNNNNNNNNNNNNNNNNNNNNNNNNNNNNNNNNNNNNNNNNNNNNNNNNNNNNNNNNNNNNNNNNNNNNNNNNNNNNNNNNNNNNNNNNNNNNNNNNNNNNNNNNNNNNNNNNNNNNNNNNNNNNNNNNNNNNNNNNNNNNNNNNNNNNNNNNNNNNNNNNNNNNNNNNNNNNNNNNNNNNNNNNNNNNNNNNNNNNNNNNNNNNNNNNNNNNNNNNNNNNNNNNNNNNNNNNNNNNNNNNNNNNNNNNNNNNNNNNNNNNNNNNNNNNNNNNNNNNNNNNNNNNNNNNNNNNNNNNNNNNNNNNNNNNNNNNNNNNNNNNNNNNNNNNNNNNNNNNNNNNNNNNNNNNNNNNNNNNNNNNNNNNNNNNNNNNNNNNNNNNNNNNNNNNNNNNNNNNNNNNNNNNNNNNNNNNNNNNNNNNNNNNNNNNNNNNNNNNNNNNNNNNNNNNNNNNNNNNNNNNNNNNNNNNNNNNNNNNNNNNNNNNNNNNNNNNNNNNNNNNNNNNNNNNNNNNNNNNNNNNNNNNNNNNNNNNNNNNNNNNNNNNNNNNNNNNNNNNNNNNNNNNNNNNNNNNNNNNNNNNNNNNNNNNNNNNNNNNNNNNNNNNNNNNNNNNNNNNNNNNNNNNNNNNNNNNNNNNNNNNNNNNNNNNNNNNNNNNNNNNNNNNNNNNNNNNNNNNNNNNNNNNNNNNNNNNNNNNNNNNNNNNNNNNNNNNNNNNNNNNNNNNNNNNNNNNNNNNNNNNNNNNNNNNNNNNNNNNNNNNNNNNNNNNNNNNNNNNNNNNNNNNNNNNNNNNNNNNNNNNNNNNNNNNNNNNNNNNNNNNNNNNNNNNNNNNNNNNNNNNNNNNNNNNNNNNNNNNNNNNNNNNNNNNNNNNNNNNNNNNNNNNNNNNNNNNNNNNNNNNNNNNNNNNNNNNNNNNNNNNNNNNNNNNNNNNNNNNNNNNNNNNNNNNNNNNNNNNNNNNNNNNNNNNNNNNNNNNNNNNNNNNNNNNNNNNNNNNNNNNNNNNNNNNNNNNNNNNNNNNNNNNNNNNNNNNNNNNNNNNNNNNNNNNNNNNNNNNNNNNNNNNNNNNNNNNNNNNNNNNNNNNNNNNNNNNNNNNNNNNNNNNNNNNNNNNNNNNNNNNNNNNNNNNNNNNNNNNNNNNNNNNNNNNNNNNNNNNNNNNNNNNNNNNNNNNNNNNNNNNNNNNNNNNNCTTTGTCATGTGGATTTGCTTTCAGGACTAAAGGATCAAGTTGAGTCTCTTCATAGAgcttaatttgatgaaaattttcttaaggacCCTCGTTAGAAGTACAGTGAGTTGCCACACCTGGTCAGCTTTTGAAGTTGCTGCAAGAAGGTTAGTAGGCCTACTCTTACTGATTTAGAAGTTCACTAGGTTTGCTTCATTTTCTGCGTCAACATGTTATCTTAATTCATAACTCTTTATTCTATTATCTTTTCATGCATCATGTTTGCAGCAGAAAATTATTTAAGCAAAGAGAAAGTCTCCTAAAATTTAATAtcatcaattaaaaattataGCGGATTACACTGTTTTATTAACTTTTGTAAAATAGTTATTTGGCCCATGTTTCATCATGGGGACTGTTCTATCctaatgtaaattttttaattatgttataaAGATATGTTTGTTGTTATAATATAATTACAGTGTAAATTTTTGTAATTAACCATACACTGCTATAATACTTGCTAGTAGCTCTTTAGATGAAAGGCAAAAGAAGAACAGAtttagaggaagaagaagaagaatgagatGAGTAGATGAGAAAGATTGTTAGAGAGTGAATAGATTTGTTGTATTCATCATCCTTCAATGTGTATTGTCATATACATTTATAGGCTAGAGATTaggctaactaactaactaactaactagccGTTAACACTAGTGTAACTAACTAAAAAACAGTTATAATAGAAAGCCCACTAGTCTAATTATTGCTTCTTCTAGATTCTTCTCCACTCTCTTCTTTATACTTCAACACCCCCCTCAAGCTAGGAAGGTGTAAAGATGTCACAGATCCCTAGCTTGGCATTGAGATGAACTTGTTGTGCTCTTGTCAGTCCCTTAGTCAGCATGTCTGCAGGCTAATCTTGGGTTGCAATGTAGTGAGTTTTGATTATTCCTTGCACAAGTTTTTCCCTGATAAAGAAGCAGTCAATATCAATATGCTTTGGTCTCTCATGGTATATTGGATTTGTTGCTTTTTGCATAGCAGACTTGCTATCACTGAACACATGGTAGAACTACTTCACTCCCAACTTCTTTCATCAGGCCTAGGATACTGCAACAAGAATTCTAAACTCTGCTTCTGCTGAACTCTTAGAGACAGTAGTTTGCTTCTTTGATTTCCAGGAAACTAGTGATTCTCCAACCTTTACAAAGTAGCCTGTTACAGACCTTCTAGTCTGAGGGCATGATGCCCAGTCTGCATCACAATAGGCACTTATTCTGTCATCTGCATTACTAGATAGTAGCACACCTTGACCTGGTTGGTTCTTAACATACTTTACAACCCTCAGTGCTGCTTCCATGTGAGACTTCTTAGGATCCTGAAGAAACTGACTTAATGTCTGAACACAGAAGGTTATATCTGGCCTTGTCATAGTCAGGTACAATAGTTTACCAATTAGCTTTTGGTAAGCAACTTGATCTGTTGGAGGATCCTCAGTAGACTTTCCATGCTTAATATGTTCATCAAACTATTTGGATGTCAGTTTGATATTGTAGTCCATAGGAGTAGCTGTAGGTTTAGCTGTTGTTAAGCCTAACTCAGACAATAGTTCTAAGGCATACTTCCTTTGATGGATCAATATCCCTTTATCAGACCTTGCAAATTCTGTTCCAAGGAAAAATCTCAGTTCacctagatctttcatcttgaAGTTCTGATGTAGGATTGCCTTGGTTTCTTCTATCATCTTTAAGCTATCTCCAGTGATcaacatgtcatcaacatatactagcaCCAATGTGACTCCTTCTAATGTCTTTTTGATGTATAATGATGGATCAAATTGGCTCTGAGTGAACTGAGACCTTAGTAATACCTCTGATAACTTTGTATTTCACTGCCttggtgcttgttttagtccatatagGGATTTGAGTAGTCTACATACTACATTCTCCCCCTGACTAGCAAATCCTTGAGGTAGATCCATGTAGACCTCATCATTTAAATCACCATTCAAGAATGCATTATaaacatccatttgatgtataaaCCAATGCTTTCTAGCTACAGTAGCAAGGACAATTCTTACTGTTTTCAGTTTCACAACAGGTGAAAATGTTTCTTTGTATTCAATTCCTTCTCTTTGTCCATATCCTTTTGCAACCAGTCTAGCTTTAAATCTTTCAACATCACCTGAAGCCTTATGCTTTACTTTGTATATCCAcctgcaaccaatagatttcttcCCTTTAGGCAAAGTAACTATTTCCCAAGTATGATTGGAATTCAGTGCATCTATCTCATTCTTCATTGCTTCCACACATCTAGGGTCTTTACAAGCCTCAGTGTAACTTGTAGGTTCAGTGACACAAGAAGACTTCCGTACATAGTCTTTATAAGCTGAATAGAGTTTGTCATATGACACATGATTGGCAAGTGCATGAGGtactttctttgtatttttggagACAAAATCATTCATCCATGCAGGTGGCTTTTTGTCCCTACTTGACTTCCTTTGGTCCTAATGAGTAGAGTTTGCTGGAGTGA
Coding sequences:
- the LOC107845269 gene encoding putative late blight resistance protein homolog R1B-14 isoform X2 (The sequence of the model RefSeq protein was modified relative to this genomic sequence to represent the inferred CDS: added 538 bases not found in genome assembly) yields the protein MAHAAVVSLQQKLQEMLEGDNSCYREIRQAVSSWHAFLEDSLSVTSAPEAVDYLEKRLKYLATRLLDSINLYELKRRSGCYPQSWKVFQGEFMTAGSDSINEYLKKVMNARNDIDSLPISDTVESNSEYSPNLQATVLELDDDLMTIKSRLIGPPSKLDVISIVGMGGIGKTTLARQVYDDIYMEHHFYIRAWITVSQMHQHREMLLGILRCFSLVNDNTYLKSTEQLAEQVYRSLKGRRYLIAMDDVWDTSAWDVVKRSFPDDKNGSRVILTSRIANVGIYASSGSPHYMQCLSVEESLKLFNLKAFGRETCPLELEKATKQIVEKCQGLPLAIVVVAGFCSKISKTENCWEDVAHKIGMVVSRGTEECLDLLTLSYNHLPHHLKPCFLYMGAFPKDFEISVSRLIKLWIAAEYVRCKPEKDFEEVADGYLRDLIDRSLIMVKRRTSSGKVKTCEVHDLLHDLILRVAWKERSIYFAKSNVIVSQPVASFEHRIIFYFTNVYDKSSLPRASSFLCFGRDGTPGSCSQVDSFLTFTNFTCLTVLDMCFQPFDHLPPEIWELSQLRYLALASFSVLPSSVRNLRCLQTLIRYSHQASICLPAEIWVIKQLRHLYFRKCFYFPNVQPKQENYLLKLSRSNLAECSFSSVALTNLQTLSYITFGSITRRVFEGMPNLKKLGIRESEEECLTAEQMSGKLKKLVLLKHLETFKGFFIKPWILKQCDVFPPTIKKLTLRGCQLPWDQMTILCKLPKLEVLKLKDYAFQGSEWEPTDERFQQLKFLLLDGTDLIHWKASSIQFPKLESLVLKNCYCLYEIPDEVAEIPTLQFIELYHCSSSADDSANRIQEGQHSIGNDDLVVRIHKFYNSEP
- the LOC107845269 gene encoding putative late blight resistance protein homolog R1B-14 isoform X1 (The sequence of the model RefSeq protein was modified relative to this genomic sequence to represent the inferred CDS: added 538 bases not found in genome assembly); the protein is MAHAAVVSLQQKLQEMLEGDNSCYREIRQAVSSWHAFLEDSLSVTSAPEAVDYLEKRLKYLATRLLDSINLYELKRRSGCYPQSWKVFQGEFMTAGSDSINEYLKKVMNARNDIDSLPISDTVESNSEYSPNLQATVLELDDDLMTIKSRLIGPPSKLDVISIVGMGGIGKTTLARQVYDDIYMEHHFYIRAWITVSQMHQHREMLLGILRCFSLVNDNTYLKSTEQLAEQVYRSLKGRRYLIAMDDVWDTSAWDVVKRSFPDDKNGSRVILTSRIANVGIYASSGSPHYMQCLSVEESLKLFNLKAFGRETCPLELEKATKQIVEKCQGLPLAIVVVAGFCSKISKTENCWEDVAHKIGMVVSRGTEECLDLLTLSYNHLPHHLKPCFLYMGAFPKDFEISVSRLIKLWIAAEYVRCKPEKDFEEVADGYLRDLIDRSLIMVKRRTSSGKVKTCEVHDLLHDLILRVAWKERSIYFAKSNVIVSQPVASFEHRIIFYFTNVYDKSSLPRASSFLCFGRDGTPGSCSQVDSFLTFTNFTCLTVLDMCFQPFDHLPPEIWELSQLRYLALASFSVLPSSVRNLRCLQTLIRYSHQASICLPAEIWVIKQLRHLYFRKCFYFPNVQPKQENYLLKLSRSNLALTKLQVRYNLGECSFSSVALTNLQTLSYITFGSITRRVFEGMPNLKKLGIRESEEECLTAEQMSGKLKKLVLLKHLETFKGFFIKPWILKQCDVFPPTIKKLTLRGCQLPWDQMTILCKLPKLEVLKLKDYAFQGSEWEPTDERFQQLKFLLLDGTDLIHWKASSIQFPKLESLVLKNCYCLYEIPDEVAEIPTLQFIELYHCSSSADDSANRIQEGQHSIGNDDLVVRIHKFYNSEP